GCCTGTCTTTATAAAAACATGAGACGAAAATTTTGCTAATTTTATTTCTGTATATTCTATTTACGCTTTAAATTAATACTCGTCTTCTCTAAAGCCAAAGTCTCTTAATTGGGACATCTTGTTTCTCCAGTCCTTTTGCACTTTAACCCAAAGCTCGAGGAACACTTTATTTCCAAGCAGATTTTCGATATCTGTTCTTGCTCTTTTTCCAATTTCCTTCAGCATGCCGCCTTGCTTGCCGATAATGATTCCTTTTTGTGAATCCCTTTCAACAACAATTGTCGCCATTACATGCACAACATCATTTTGTTTTCTTTCCATTTTTTCAATAACTACCGCTAAAGAATGAGGGATTTCCTCTCTCGTTAAGTGCAGAGCCTTTTCCCTGATTAATTCTGAAACGATGAAACGTTCTGGATGGTCTGTTACTTGATCTGCCGGATAGAACTGTGGACCTTCTGGCATATATTTTTTAATTTGGGTTAGCAATGTTTCCACATTGTTACCTTCTAAAGCAGAAATAGGAATTATTTCTTTAAACGGGTATTTTTCCTTGTATGAGTCAATCACCGTCAGCAGTTTATCTGGGTGAATGGTATCAATCTTATTGACCACTAAGAAAATA
This DNA window, taken from Niallia sp. Man26, encodes the following:
- the era gene encoding GTPase Era, producing MDLNNNSNKEHKSGFISIIGRPNVGKSTFLNRVIGQKIAIMSDKPQTTRNKVQGVLTTDDSQLIFIDTPGIHKPKHRLGDFMMKVAQNTLKEVDLILFMVNAEEGFGKGEEFILEKFENIKTPIFLVVNKIDTIHPDKLLTVIDSYKEKYPFKEIIPISALEGNNVETLLTQIKKYMPEGPQFYPADQVTDHPERFIVSELIREKALHLTREEIPHSLAVVIEKMERKQNDVVHVMATIVVERDSQKGIIIGKQGGMLKEIGKRARTDIENLLGNKVFLELWVKVQKDWRNKMSQLRDFGFREDEY